GCTCTCATTCTCGATGGGCATGGCAACGTGCGAAGCCGGCGAACGGCTCGAAGCAACGATTCAGCGTGCCGATTTGCTGATGTACGAAGAGAAGCGCAGTCATTACGCCGGCAGCGTGAACGAACGCCGGTCGCTGGATGGCGCACCGTCGGGTAAGACCGGCAACGGCACGTAAGTACCGGCACTAGCGTCGGCTTTTGCGTCGGCTTTTGCGTCGGCCTTTACGTCGGCCTTTGCGTCCGCCTCCCGCTCGGCTTTCCCTTCGGCCATCGCCCCGGCTCGCGCTGTTCCCAGCGGCTCGCAAATCTGCGCGAGCCAGTCGACGAACGCCCGCACACGCGGCGACACGCGCTTTTGCGCCGGGTACGCCGCCGACAGACGCAACGGCGGCGGCGGGCATTTCGGCAATACCGGCACCAGACGGCCGGAAGCCAGATAGGGTGCCGCCGCCAGCAGCGTGGGCTGAATCAGCCCGAGTCCCTCCAGCCCGGCCGCGAGATACGCCGCCTCGTCGCCCACATGCAATTGTCCGCGCGTGCGCACGCAAGTGGCCTTGCCGCCGACGATCATCGTGAGATCGCCACAGCGTGTCGGCAGCGGGAAGCCTTCTCCGCCCGGCGACGTGGCGGATGCACCGGCCGGCGCCAGGGATCCGAACGACTCCGCGGGCGCCGACAACCATTTCACCGAGGTATGCGTGGCCAGATCGTCGAGGTCGCCGGGCGTGCCGTGGGAGTCGAGATAGCGACGGCTCGCGCACGTGACCCGGGGCAGATCGCCGAGACGTCGCGCGACCAGACGCGAGTCAGGCAACTCGCCGAGCACCACACCGCAATCGACGCCGTCGCCGCGCCAGTCGCCGTGCGCGGGCGTCGCATCCAGTGCGATTTCCAGCCCCGGATAGCGCGCCTGAAACTCGGCAAGCGATGGCATGACGACCTCGCGCGCGATGACCGGCGGCAGCACGACGACGAGACGTCCACGCAGTTGCGCCTGCGCGCCGAACAGGCCCGATTCGACTTCCTCGACATCCGCGAGAATGGCCGTGCATCGCTCGTAGTACGCGGCCCCCTCCATCGTGAGTGCGACACGCCGCGTCGAGCGCGTGAAGAGCGCCACGCCGAACCAGCGTTCGAGATGCTGCACTTGCGTTGTGGCGGTCGCGCGCGGAATGTCCAGCGACAGCGCCGCCTTGGTGAAGCTGCCGACTTCGGCCACACGCACAAACGTGCGCATGGCAGTGATGCGATCGATCATGATGCCTATATGAACGCGTCCCGTTTGCAACAGTTTTCGCGTGTTTTGATAGACAGGATGGGCTGCAGCTCTATATCCGGCCTCGATGCAGTCGGTACAGTCGCTGCGGGCCCCTATGAAATTCGCTGACTCGCACCTCATTCTCCCGGCGAGCTCAAAGCTCGAGGCATCATTCAGGTTTAGCGAGTCCCGGTCCTACCTGGCTTGTCATCACACTCGATTGCTGCGCAACCTTTCGACGTTCACCCTGTGTTTAAACGTTAATCCTCTACGCAAGCGCTGCCCGTTTAGACGGGTTTCACGCTCACGTATCCCTTCTGGTACTGCCGGTCATGGGCAAGAACTGCCCAGATCGTTCGCGCCATCTTGTTGGCTAACGCGACGATTACGACATTTTTTGGCCGCCGCTTCTGGATTTGTTCGACCCACTCACCGGGCTCTTTCGCATGCGTCAGCACAGATCGTGCACCGTGAATCAGCAGGGTGCGCAGATATGTGTCGCCGCGCTTTGATATGCCATGCAAGTTCACCTTGCCGCCCGAACCCGTCTGCTTCGGCACGATCCCAACCCACGCGGCAAACTCTCGTCCCGAACTGAACGCTTTCGCATCTCCCATCATCGCGACAGCTGCTGTTGCCGTCAGTAATCCAACACCGGGAATCTCGCTGATGGCCTTGACCGCCTTATCCTCTTTCTTCCACTCGCGCATCCGACGCTCGATCTCAGCGATCTGCTCATCAAGCTTCTCCAGTCCGTTCCACTGCGCGCGAAACGTATCGATCAGCACGGCAGGCAAACGCTCCGCAATCCGTTCGAGCACAGCGGGTATTTCCTTATCGAGCTTCGCCCGACTCTTGCCCATCACTTCACCGTATTCCGTTAGCAGCCCTCGCAGAGCATTAATCTGCATCGTGCGAAATTTGATCAGTTGCTGTCTCATCCGGTGCAGCCCCAGCATGGCTTGCTGCATTTCGGTCTTTACTGCGACCGGCTTGCCCGGCTGCTGCACGGCCAGCCAGATCGCCTTCGCATCAGCCGCATCGCTCTTGTTCCTGATGTTGAAAGCCTTTACGAACTCCCCCGGCATCAGCTTCACCTCGTGGCCCAGCTTCGCGAGTTGCCGGGCCCAGTGGTGCGCACCACCGCACGCTTCCATCCCGATCAGGCACGGCGCTCGGTTCGCAAAATGCTCAAGGAACTTTGCCCGCTTGATCGGCTTGTTCACGATCTCGCCAGTTTCCTGATCGACGTAATGCACTTGGAACACACTTTTCGCGATGTCTACACCCACTGCCGTACAATTCACTCGGATCCTCCGGTTGCTTTGGAAAACTTCGTATTTTCCACTTTGGGCACATCGATGCCGTTGGCCCGTGAGGATCCACCTTCCTTTGCTCACTCGGTCACGGGGTGGGACGCGTTCATTTCATTCTCCTGTCCTTCCCGGCTCCCTCGCCTGCTCGCTTCGTGCTTCGCTTCCTTCCTTGCTTCCTTCCTTGCTTCC
This is a stretch of genomic DNA from Pandoraea faecigallinarum. It encodes these proteins:
- a CDS encoding LysR family transcriptional regulator; the protein is MIDRITAMRTFVRVAEVGSFTKAALSLDIPRATATTQVQHLERWFGVALFTRSTRRVALTMEGAAYYERCTAILADVEEVESGLFGAQAQLRGRLVVVLPPVIAREVVMPSLAEFQARYPGLEIALDATPAHGDWRGDGVDCGVVLGELPDSRLVARRLGDLPRVTCASRRYLDSHGTPGDLDDLATHTSVKWLSAPAESFGSLAPAGASATSPGGEGFPLPTRCGDLTMIVGGKATCVRTRGQLHVGDEAAYLAAGLEGLGLIQPTLLAAAPYLASGRLVPVLPKCPPPPLRLSAAYPAQKRVSPRVRAFVDWLAQICEPLGTARAGAMAEGKAEREADAKADVKADAKADAKADASAGTYVPLPVLPDGAPSSDRRSFTLPA
- a CDS encoding IS110 family transposase, with amino-acid sequence MNCTAVGVDIAKSVFQVHYVDQETGEIVNKPIKRAKFLEHFANRAPCLIGMEACGGAHHWARQLAKLGHEVKLMPGEFVKAFNIRNKSDAADAKAIWLAVQQPGKPVAVKTEMQQAMLGLHRMRQQLIKFRTMQINALRGLLTEYGEVMGKSRAKLDKEIPAVLERIAERLPAVLIDTFRAQWNGLEKLDEQIAEIERRMREWKKEDKAVKAISEIPGVGLLTATAAVAMMGDAKAFSSGREFAAWVGIVPKQTGSGGKVNLHGISKRGDTYLRTLLIHGARSVLTHAKEPGEWVEQIQKRRPKNVVIVALANKMARTIWAVLAHDRQYQKGYVSVKPV